One part of the Tachysurus vachellii isolate PV-2020 chromosome 6, HZAU_Pvac_v1, whole genome shotgun sequence genome encodes these proteins:
- the ap5s1 gene encoding AP-5 complex subunit sigma-1 — protein MVVCFLIHTVCPVSALPAGESRVLYSRLFGPEELTLLHRTAEHQRLAQKETVGLVARQVRSAVSASREASGRVSVEAGLGEEATALSDAEYGVLSLANKEPFSGRCVALWLGVQSLAFTLVCQPHENLFIAEGTLRNLTRHCLEELRLLGPGSEVLLKSDRVDAMLQRFLPHGQLLFLNHRFVHTLDKELSSYMGK, from the exons ATGGTGGTGTGCTTTCTGATCCACACCGTGTGTCCGGTGAGCGCGCTCCCTGCTGGTGAGAGCAGGGTACTGTACTCTCGCCTGTTCGGGCCGGAGGAACTCACACTGCTCCATAGAACCGCCGAGCACCAGCGACTGGCTCAAAAAGAGACTGTAGGGCTCGTAGCCAG gcAGGTGCGCAGTGCTGTGTCTGCAAGCCGGGAGGCATCAGGCAGAGTGTCTGTAGAGGCTGGGCTCGGTGAAGAGGCTACTGCTTTGAGTGATGCTGAATATGGCGTTTTGTCTTTGGCTAACAAGGAGCCATTTTCAGGGCGCTGTGTTGCTCTGTGGCTTGGGGTTCAGTCTTTGGCCTTCACTCTGGTGTGTCAGCCACATGAGAACCTGTTTATTGCTGAAGGAACTCTGCGGAACCTGACACGCCACTGCCTGGAGGAACTGCGCCTGCTTGGTCCTGGAAGtgag GTGCTGTTAAAAAGTGACCGAGTGGATGCAATGCTCCAGAGGTTTCTTCCCCATGGGCAGCTGCTCTTCCTTAACCATCGCTTTGTACATACCCTGGACAAAGAGCTATCCAGCTACATGGGCAAATAA
- the LOC132846663 gene encoding piggyBac transposable element-derived protein 4-like, translating to MFGKKRLTEKETAAMLAERSDDDIASSSESEESVDSEAEEDFLNGRDPDLELEPESSDSDWQPDPKRPTRTPMTVEEEEEEEEEELEPHPSTSTQPARQGRGRARGRARGRARGRGRGRARGSARGRAGGRGTPEKSSGPEGAWQGTDVEDITPEQPSFHPARTPGSQLMGGVQYTVLQLFNLFVTNDILQVIVNNSNKFGETDHPDTFQRITLPEMMSYLAIIIYMGLVKAQNINDYWRRSELYTFSFPSSVMSGRRFKAISRAIHLSDIDDDAANNLKRGTAGYDRLCKIKPMYNEIRQVCMAFYQPHQCVAIDERMVASKARNNLRQNMKNKPVKWGYKLFVLADSTNGYTWDFFIYEGKGSQIVKGLSYDSVMRLMNTQLLGTGYKLFVDNFYTSPDLFRDLLAKKIWACGTIRGQRIGFPKDRPGGLERRAPRGTIRWIREGPMVFVQWRDTRDVLMCSTIHAAHGEDTVQRRIKGADGQWSIKDVPIPPAIRDYNRNMGGVDLSNALIGYYSILHKTKKWYRSFLFHFIDIAIVNAFILYKEMAIARQEKVMSHKAFRETLVMELKAAGSTTTAPPQPPTPAPQGALHKPVHFSQDGSVGRRRCVHCHQKTAVKCSSCDVCLCFTITRDCYNTWHTLNNF from the exons ATGTTCGGAAAGAAGAGGTTAACAGAGAAGGAGACAGCTGCTATGTTGGCCGAAAGATCCGACGACGATATTGCGTCCTCTTCGGAAAGTGAAGAATCTGTGGACTCTGAAGCTGAGGAGGATTTTCTAAATGGAAGAGATCCTGATCTAGAACT AGAACCAGAGTCATCTGACTCGGATTGGCAGCCAGATCCAAAGAGGCCCACGAGGACCCCAATGACtgttgaggaggaggaggaggaggaagaggaggagctgGAACCCCATCCCTCTACCTCCACACAGCCTGCAAGACAGGGGAGGGGGAGAGCCAGAGGAAGAGCCAGAGGAAGAGCCAGAGGAAGAGGCAGAGGAAGAGCCAGAGGAAGTGCCAGAGGGAGAGCAGGAGGGAGAGGCACTCCAGAGAAGAGTTCTGGACCTGAAGGTGCATGGCAAGGCACTGATGTGGAGGACATCACTCCTGAACAGCCATCCTTCCACCCAGCACGCACACCTGGTAGCCAGCTCATGGGTGGTGTACAATACACCGTTCTAcagttatttaatttgtttgtgaCCAATGATATACTCCAAGTCATTGTGAACAATTCCAACAAGTTTGGAGAAACTGACCACCCAGACACCTTTCAGAGGATCACCTTGCCAGAGATGATGTCGTACTTGGCGATTATTATCTACATGGGACTAGTCAAGGCACAGAACATCAATGACTATTGGAGAAGGTCTGAACTATACACCTTTTCTTTTCCATCGAGTGTGATGTCAGGGCGCAGGTTCAAAGCCATCTCACGCGCCATCCACCTCAGTGACATAGATGACGATGCTGCCAACAACTTAAAAAGAGGCACCGCTGGGTACGACAGGCTTTGTAAAATTAAGCCAATGTACAATGAGATTAGGCAGGTGTGCATGGCGTTTTACCAACCCCACCAGTGTGTTGCAATTGACGAGAGGATGGTCGCATCCAAAGCCCGCAACAATCTCCGCCAAAACATGAAGAACAAGCCTGTGAAGTGGGGTTATAAGCTGTTTGTGCTGGCGGATTCCACCAATGGTTACACCTGGGACTTCTTCATCTACGAAGGCAAGGGATCACAAATTGTCAAGGGGCTCAGTTATGACTCCGTAATGCGGCTCATGAATACGCAGTTGCTTGGTACCGGGTACAAGTTATTTGTGGATAACTTTTACACAAGCCCAGATCTCTTTCGTGACCTGCTGGCAAAGAAGATCTGGGCCTGCGGTACCATTCGCGGACAGCGTATTGGGTTCCCCAAAGACCGGCCAGGCGGGCTTGAGAGGCGGGCTCCCCGGGGCACCATTCGCTGGATCCGCGAGGGGCCCATGGTGTTTGTTCAGTGGAGGGACACCAGAGATGTGCTAATGTGTTCCACAATCCATGCAGCACATGGAGAGGATACAGTCCAGAGAAGGATCAAGGGGGCAGATGGGCAGTGGTCTATAAAGGATGTCCCCATTCCACCAGCCATCAGGGATTACAACAG AAACATGGGTGGTGTGGACCTGTCCAATGCCCTGATTGGCTACTACTCCATCCTGCACAAGACCAAGAAGTGGTACCGGTCTTTCCTGTTCCACTTCATCGACATCGCCATTGTCAACGCCTTTATCCTGTACAAGGAGATGGCCATTGCAAGGCAGGAGAAGGTGATGTCACACAAGGCCTTTCGTGAGACCCTGGTGATGGAACTGAAAGCGGCTGGGTCTACCACCACAGCCCCTCCACAGCCACCCACTCCTGCTCCCCAAGGTGCCTTACACAAACCTGTACATTTTTCACAGGATGGCTCCGTAGGTCGGAGGAGATGTGTCCACTGCCACCAGAAGACCGCAGTGAAATGCTCCTCCTGTGATGTGTGCCTGTGCTTCACAATAACCAGGGACTGTTACAACACATGGCACACCCTgaacaatttttaa
- the LOC132846664 gene encoding piggyBac transposable element-derived protein 4-like: MFGKKRLTEKKTAAMLAERSDDDIASSSEGEESVDSESEEDFLNGSEVSVDSEAEEDFLNGRDPDLELEPESSDSDWQPDPKRPTRTPMTLEEEEEEEEEEEEEEELEPHPSTSTQSARQGRGRARERARGSARGSARGRAGGRSTPEKSSGPEGAWQGTDVEDISPEQPSFHPARTPGSQLMGGVQYTVLQLFNLFVTNDILQVIVNNSNKFGETDHPDTFQRITLPEMMSYLAIIIYMGLVKAQNINDYWRRSELYTFSFPSSVMSGRRFKAISRAIHLSDIDDDAANNLKRGTAGYDRLCKIKPMYNEVRQVCMAFYQPHQCVAIDERMVASKARNNLRQNMKNKPVKWGYKLFVLADSTNGYTWDFFIYEGKGSQIVKGLSYDSVMRLMNTQLLGTGYKLFVDNFYTSPDLFRDLLAKKIWACGTIRGQRIGFPKDRPGGLERRAPRGTIRWIREGPMVFVQWRDTRDVLMCSTIHAAHGEDTVQRRIKGADGQWSIKDVPIPPAIMDYNRNMGGVDLSNALIGYYSILHKTKKWYRSFLFHFIDIAIVNAFILYKEMAIARQEKVMSHKAFRETLVMELKAAGSTTTAPPQPPTPAPQGALHKPVHFSQDGTVGRRRCVHCHQRTTVKCSSCDVCLCFTITRDCYNTWHTLNNF, translated from the exons ATGTTCGGAAAGAAGAGGTTAACAGAGAAGAAGACAGCTGCTATGTTGGCCGAAAGATCCGACGACGATATTGCGTCCTCTTCGGAAGGTGAAGAATCTGTGGACTCTGAATCTGAGGAGGATTTTCTAAATGGAAGCGAAGTATCTGTGGACTCTGAAGCTGAGGAGGATTTTCTAAATGGAAGAGATCCTGATCTAGAACT AGAGCCAGAGTCATCTGACTCGGATTGGCAGCCAGATCCAAAGAGGCCCACGAGGACCCCAATGACTcttgaagaggaggaggaggaggaggaggaggaagaagaggaggaggagttgGAACCCCATCCCTCTACCTCCACACAGTCTGCAAGACAGGGGAGGGGGAGAGCCAGAGAAAGAGCCAGAGGAAGTGCCAGAGGAAGTGCCAGAGGGAGAGCAGGAGGGAGAAGCACTCCAGAGAAGAGTTCTGGACCTGAAGGTGCATGGCAAGGCACTGATGTGGAGGACATCAGTCCTGAACAGCCATCCTTCCACCCAGCACGCACACCTGGTAGCCAGCTCATGGGTGGTGTACAATACACCGTTCTAcagttatttaatttgtttgtgaCCAATGATATACTCCAAGTCATTGTGAACAATTCCAACAAGTTTGGAGAAACTGACCACCCAGACACCTTTCAGAGGATCACCTTGCCAGAGATGATGTCGTACTTGGCGATTATTATCTACATGGGACTAGTCAAGGCACAGAACATCAATGACTATTGGAGAAGGTCTGAACTATACACCTTTTCTTTTCCATCGAGTGTGATGTCAGGGCGCAGGTTCAAAGCCATCTCACGCGCCATCCACCTCAGTGACATAGATGACGATGCTGCCAACAACTTAAAAAGAGGCACCGCTGGGTACGACAGGCTTTGTAAAATTAAGCCAATGTACAATGAGGTTAGGCAGGTGTGCATGGCGTTTTACCAACCCCACCAGTGTGTTGCAATTGACGAGAGGATGGTCGCATCCAAAGCCCGCAACAATCTCCGCCAAAACATGAAGAACAAGCCTGTGAAGTGGGGTTATAAGCTGTTTGTGCTGGCGGATTCCACCAATGGTTACACCTGGGACTTCTTCATCTACGAAGGCAAGGGATCACAAATTGTCAAGGGGCTCAGTTATGACTCCGTAATGCGGCTCATGAATACGCAGTTGCTTGGTACCGGGTACAAGTTATTTGTGGATAACTTTTACACAAGCCCAGATCTCTTTCGTGACCTGCTGGCAAAGAAGATCTGGGCCTGCGGTACCATTCGCGGACAGCGTATTGGGTTCCCCAAAGACCGGCCAGGCGGGCTTGAGAGGCGGGCTCCCCGGGGCACCATTCGCTGGATCCGCGAGGGGCCCATGGTGTTTGTTCAGTGGAGGGACACCAGAGATGTGCTAATGTGTTCCACAATCCATGCAGCACATGGAGAGGATACAGTCCAGAGAAGGATCAAGGGGGCAGATGGGCAGTGGTCTATAAAGGATGTCCCCATTCCACCAGCCATCATGGATTACAACAG AAACATGGGTGGTGTGGACCTGTCCAATGCCCTGATTGGCTACTACTCCATCCTGCACAAGACCAAGAAGTGGTACCGGTCTTTCCTGTTCCACTTCATCGACATCGCCATTGTCAACGCCTTTATCCTGTACAAGGAGATGGCCATTGCAAGGCAGGAGAAGGTGATGTCACACAAGGCCTTTCGTGAGACCCTGGTGATGGAACTGAAAGCGGCTGGGTCTACCACCACAGCCCCTCCACAGCCACCCACTCCTGCTCCCCAAGGTGCCTTACACAAACCTGTACATTTTTCACAGGATGGCACCGTAGGTCGGAGGAGATGTGTCCACTGCCACCAGAGGACCACAGTGAAATGCTCCTCCTGTGATGTGTGCCTGTGCTTCACAATAACCAGGGACTGTTACAACACATGGCACACCCTgaacaatttttaa
- the cdc25b gene encoding M-phase inducer phosphatase 2 isoform X2 translates to MELGKAASDFSPVSLEPSAGPDSVLRVCRPTLPEVGLKGSPCTKTLFSPGTTVLSPVTNLTLNMDNLAVLGGQCETPKRKKLDKNVPLLKIPSFASDTSSDAGLGLDSPSPVDPMEAEEKFEQAIQNATKVINERIPIRRINSLPLQLLGLSPNLKSKDSDIPRYGVFSQSCTLSLDNKENLHDTSFEFKKPTQPVSRFRKCSAGEAKEAFASRPNSAPALMLSPTSSNQLASPDSDSPFTLRCTSFSSFPNDDDDGFLDVLDDVETDSEVPMGMASLLTAPLVADQSIETADSPVRCRPRGLFRSPSMPTGGRPALKRPDRPRDDNTPVRVKRRRSVAGSHVTAMEQDDAVPQQVQRSKSFNHTEIERLLDADPSNVIGDFTKPPALPTVDGKHQDLKYITPEIMSAAMNREFSDVVERLFIIDCRYPYEYEGGHIKGALNFHQEDQVEECFFKQPILSKCPEKRVLLVFHCEFSSERGPRMCRFVRERDRFLNEYPNLHYPELYILKGGYKDFYRLHKMECEPQNYRPMIHEDFKDDLKKFRLKSRTWAGERSKRDMYDRLKKL, encoded by the exons ATGGAGCTCGGCAAAGCTGCAAGCGATTTCAGCCCCGTTTCCCTGGAGCCTAGCGCGGGCCCTGACTCAGTCCTGAGAGTTTGTAGGCCAACTCTGCCCGAGGTTGGGCTGAAGGGCTCCCCATGCACCAAAACCCTCTTCTCACCCGGAACTACCGTGCTGTCTCCTGTGACTAACTTAACACTCAACATGGACAATCTCGCTGTTCTCGGAGG gcAATGTGAGACACCCAAAAGGAAGAAATTGGATAAAAATGTGCCTTTATTGAAGATTCCATCATTCGCTTCCGACACCTCTTCAGACGCAG GACTGGGCTTGGACTCTCCCAGCCCTGTTGACCCAATGGAGGCAGAAGAGAA GTTTGAGCAGGCCATACAGAATGCTACAAAAGTGATAAATGA aagaaTACCAATTCGCAGGATAAACTCCTTGCCA CTGCAGTTGCTGGGTCTCAGTCCCAATCTGAAGAGTAAAGATTCTGATATACCTCGCTATGGTGTCTTTAGTCAGAGCTGCACACTCAGCCTGGATAACAAGGAGAACCTTCATGAT ACAAGTTTCGAATTTAAGAAGCCCACTCAGCCTGTTTCTCGCTTCCGAAAGTGTTCAGCTGGGGAGGCAAAGGAAGCTTTTGCTAGCCGACCCAACTCTGCTCCTGCTCTTATG CTTTCTCCTACCTCATCTAATCAGCTAGCCTCACCAGATAGTGACAGTCCCTTCACACTGCGATGCACATCATTCTCCAGTTTTCCTAACGATGACGACGATGGTTTTTTGGATGTGCTTGATGATGTAGAG ACGGACTCTGAGGTACCTATGGGAATGGCCAGTTTGCTCACAGCTCCTCTGGTTGCTGACCAAAGCATAGAAACTGCAGATTCG CCGGTTCGCTGTCGGCCACGGGGGCTGTTTCGTTCCCCATCGATGCCAACAGGAGGCCGACCGGCACTTAAAAGACCAGATAGGCCCAGAGATGACAACACGCCTGTACGTGTTAAGAGGAGGAGAAGTGTTGCTGGGTCGCATGTCACAGCCATGGAGCAGGATGATGCTGTTCCTCAACAG gttcagCGCTCAAAATCTTTTAATCATACAGAGATAGAAAGACTGTTGGATGCTGACCCCAGTAATGTGATTGGAGATTTTACCAAG cCTCCTGCTTTGCCCACAGTTGATGGAAAACACCAGGACTTGAAATACATCACTCCAGAAATT ATGTCTGCAGCAATGAACAGAGAGTTCAGTGATGTGGTGGAGAGGCTGTTCATCATTGACTGTCGTTATCCATACGAGTATGAAGGAGGACATATCAAG GGTGCGCTAAACTTTCATCAAGAGGACCAGGTTGAGGAGTGCTTTTTCAAACAGCCCATTCTGTCAAAATGCCCTGAAAAGCGCGTGCTGCTGGTGTTCCATTGTGAGTTTTCTTCCGAACGTGGTCCCCGGATGTGCCGCTTTGTACGCGAGCGAGATCGTTTCCTCAATGAATATCCCAATCTCCATTACCCTGAACTGTACATACTAAAGGGAGGTTACAAAGACTTCTATCGCCTTCATAAG ATGGAATGTGAGCCCCAGAATTATAGGCCGATGATTCATGAGGACTTTAAGGATGATCTGAAGAAGTTTCGCCTTAAGAGCCGGACATGGGCAGGAGAGCGAAGCAAAAGAGACATGTACGACCGCCTTAAAAAGCTCTGA
- the cdc25b gene encoding M-phase inducer phosphatase 2 isoform X1, producing the protein MELGKAASDFSPVSLEPSAGPDSVLRVCRPTLPEVGLKGSPCTKTLFSPGTTVLSPVTNLTLNMDNLAVLGGQCETPKRKKLDKNVPLLKIPSFASDTSSDAGLGLDSPSPVDPMEAEEKFEQAIQNATKVINERIPIRRINSLPLQLLGLSPNLKSKDSDIPRYGVFSQSCTLSLDNKENLHDTSFEFKKPTQPVSRFRKCSAGEAKEAFASRPNSAPALMVTLSPTSSNQLASPDSDSPFTLRCTSFSSFPNDDDDGFLDVLDDVETDSEVPMGMASLLTAPLVADQSIETADSPVRCRPRGLFRSPSMPTGGRPALKRPDRPRDDNTPVRVKRRRSVAGSHVTAMEQDDAVPQQVQRSKSFNHTEIERLLDADPSNVIGDFTKPPALPTVDGKHQDLKYITPEIMSAAMNREFSDVVERLFIIDCRYPYEYEGGHIKGALNFHQEDQVEECFFKQPILSKCPEKRVLLVFHCEFSSERGPRMCRFVRERDRFLNEYPNLHYPELYILKGGYKDFYRLHKMECEPQNYRPMIHEDFKDDLKKFRLKSRTWAGERSKRDMYDRLKKL; encoded by the exons ATGGAGCTCGGCAAAGCTGCAAGCGATTTCAGCCCCGTTTCCCTGGAGCCTAGCGCGGGCCCTGACTCAGTCCTGAGAGTTTGTAGGCCAACTCTGCCCGAGGTTGGGCTGAAGGGCTCCCCATGCACCAAAACCCTCTTCTCACCCGGAACTACCGTGCTGTCTCCTGTGACTAACTTAACACTCAACATGGACAATCTCGCTGTTCTCGGAGG gcAATGTGAGACACCCAAAAGGAAGAAATTGGATAAAAATGTGCCTTTATTGAAGATTCCATCATTCGCTTCCGACACCTCTTCAGACGCAG GACTGGGCTTGGACTCTCCCAGCCCTGTTGACCCAATGGAGGCAGAAGAGAA GTTTGAGCAGGCCATACAGAATGCTACAAAAGTGATAAATGA aagaaTACCAATTCGCAGGATAAACTCCTTGCCA CTGCAGTTGCTGGGTCTCAGTCCCAATCTGAAGAGTAAAGATTCTGATATACCTCGCTATGGTGTCTTTAGTCAGAGCTGCACACTCAGCCTGGATAACAAGGAGAACCTTCATGAT ACAAGTTTCGAATTTAAGAAGCCCACTCAGCCTGTTTCTCGCTTCCGAAAGTGTTCAGCTGGGGAGGCAAAGGAAGCTTTTGCTAGCCGACCCAACTCTGCTCCTGCTCTTATGGTAACG CTTTCTCCTACCTCATCTAATCAGCTAGCCTCACCAGATAGTGACAGTCCCTTCACACTGCGATGCACATCATTCTCCAGTTTTCCTAACGATGACGACGATGGTTTTTTGGATGTGCTTGATGATGTAGAG ACGGACTCTGAGGTACCTATGGGAATGGCCAGTTTGCTCACAGCTCCTCTGGTTGCTGACCAAAGCATAGAAACTGCAGATTCG CCGGTTCGCTGTCGGCCACGGGGGCTGTTTCGTTCCCCATCGATGCCAACAGGAGGCCGACCGGCACTTAAAAGACCAGATAGGCCCAGAGATGACAACACGCCTGTACGTGTTAAGAGGAGGAGAAGTGTTGCTGGGTCGCATGTCACAGCCATGGAGCAGGATGATGCTGTTCCTCAACAG gttcagCGCTCAAAATCTTTTAATCATACAGAGATAGAAAGACTGTTGGATGCTGACCCCAGTAATGTGATTGGAGATTTTACCAAG cCTCCTGCTTTGCCCACAGTTGATGGAAAACACCAGGACTTGAAATACATCACTCCAGAAATT ATGTCTGCAGCAATGAACAGAGAGTTCAGTGATGTGGTGGAGAGGCTGTTCATCATTGACTGTCGTTATCCATACGAGTATGAAGGAGGACATATCAAG GGTGCGCTAAACTTTCATCAAGAGGACCAGGTTGAGGAGTGCTTTTTCAAACAGCCCATTCTGTCAAAATGCCCTGAAAAGCGCGTGCTGCTGGTGTTCCATTGTGAGTTTTCTTCCGAACGTGGTCCCCGGATGTGCCGCTTTGTACGCGAGCGAGATCGTTTCCTCAATGAATATCCCAATCTCCATTACCCTGAACTGTACATACTAAAGGGAGGTTACAAAGACTTCTATCGCCTTCATAAG ATGGAATGTGAGCCCCAGAATTATAGGCCGATGATTCATGAGGACTTTAAGGATGATCTGAAGAAGTTTCGCCTTAAGAGCCGGACATGGGCAGGAGAGCGAAGCAAAAGAGACATGTACGACCGCCTTAAAAAGCTCTGA